The Nitrososphaerales archaeon DNA window GTACTACGGGGCGATTTCCAACATAACGCTCGCATACGGGCTGAGGGTCATCTACACGGCAAACCCGAGAGAGACCGCGATTGCCATTGCAGAGCTCCTCACCCACGCTCGGGCGAAGCCGCTCGCACGACTTCCTGTGGAGGCGCCGCCTAGAGGAAAGAGCCTGCCTCAGCAACAGCTGTACCTCGTCTCGTCGATGCCGGGCGTGGGCAGGAAGCTCGCAGAGAGGCTGCTCCTGAAGTACGGGACGCCGAGAAGGATAATGGGGCTGACCCAGGGAGAGATGTCGATGACGCAAGGAATAGGTTGGAAGAGGGCCCAGAGGATGAAGGACCTCCTGGACACGAAGTACTTACGTTACGACAAGAAGGAAGATCAGACGAGGCTGGAGGAATGAAGGTCGCGATAATAGGCGGCACGGGAAAGCTCGGGATGGCGCTCGCAGCCCAGCTCTCGAAGAAGCACGAAGTCCTCATCGGGTCGAGGGACAAGGCCAAGGCGGAGAGGGCGGCACGCACTGTGCCCGGCGTCCGCGGGGAAGACGAGCTGGGCGCTGCAGGAGCCTGCGAAGCGGCAATACTCGCGATTCCGTACGCGGCGGTCGGGAGGATGGGGGCCCTCGAGCCTGCGCTGGCAGGTAAGCTGGTCATCTCTCCGGTTGTCCCGATGAAGATCGAGAAGGGGACGTTCCATTACGCCGCAGAGTCAGGCTCCGCTGCGGAGGAGATTGCATCCTTGCTGAAGAGGAGCAGGGTGGCGGCAGCGCTCCACACGGTCCCCGCGCGCTTCATGCTCGAATCTGGGAGGGGAGACATCGACGTGCTGATCGCTGCGGACGACAAGAAGACCTTCGACGAGGCCGCTGCGATAGTCGGTAGCATAAGCGGAGTGAGGCCGCTTTATGGGGGCCCGCTCTCCATGGCCTCGTCGATCGAGAGGATCACACCGCTGCTCCGGAACCTGGCGAAGATGAACGGCATGAAAATCCCGTCCATCAAGTTCGTCGCATAGGAAGATTAGATAACCCCCCAAGTGCCGCGTTCCCGCGATGAAGTTCGGATTCATCCTTCCTAACTTCGGCGATAGAATCGGACCGGGGGAACTGGTGGAGATATCGAAGGCTTGCGAAGAGGAAGGCTTCGACTCCGTCTGGGCAACTGACCACATCATCATGCCAGTCGAGCTGAGGGAGCCGTACGGCCAGGTGCTAGAGCCGCTTGTCACAATCTCGTTCGTCGCCGCCGCGACACGCAGGCTCAAGGTCGGGACGTCAATAT harbors:
- a CDS encoding helix-hairpin-helix domain-containing protein; its protein translation is MIPARVVADEREKASGVPEELSKLNVRVYFNQLPVADYVLNPEIAVERKSVRDLLSSIYDARIFSQSARLAASYAKPYLLIEGDSTEVQKLAKNLKAYYGAISNITLAYGLRVIYTANPRETAIAIAELLTHARAKPLARLPVEAPPRGKSLPQQQLYLVSSMPGVGRKLAERLLLKYGTPRRIMGLTQGEMSMTQGIGWKRAQRMKDLLDTKYLRYDKKEDQTRLEE
- a CDS encoding NAD(P)-binding domain-containing protein — protein: MKVAIIGGTGKLGMALAAQLSKKHEVLIGSRDKAKAERAARTVPGVRGEDELGAAGACEAAILAIPYAAVGRMGALEPALAGKLVISPVVPMKIEKGTFHYAAESGSAAEEIASLLKRSRVAAALHTVPARFMLESGRGDIDVLIAADDKKTFDEAAAIVGSISGVRPLYGGPLSMASSIERITPLLRNLAKMNGMKIPSIKFVA